One segment of Vicia villosa cultivar HV-30 ecotype Madison, WI unplaced genomic scaffold, Vvil1.0 ctg.000621F_1_1, whole genome shotgun sequence DNA contains the following:
- the LOC131629830 gene encoding uncharacterized protein LOC131629830 translates to MASSYNGKPSSDNGFSTVPAWEKKFCASVGSVPWEKLIEGKNNMFIYSNVANWEDSAVKEAFDNAKNRFWAEINGFPCDIPLPDPDMHIDDVDWDASSDPELYLELDRVEEARRNMKEKRKENEILGNSFLLNQASGSGRGPGPSAWEGKKVIKSFEPHLAGWGWGIKDDNSRRWIPKEQYGGDLDGKHQARNDEKRNWESCEGCKRGRENNDDEMNGGGKRRN, encoded by the exons ATGGCCTCATCTTATAACGGAAAACCGTCTTCTG ATAATGGGTTTTCAACAGTTCCTgcatgggaaaagaagttttgtGCTTCGGTTGGTTCAGTTCCATGGGAAAAGCTAATAGAAGGCAAGAATAATATGTTTATCTATTCCAATGTCGCAAACTGGGAAGATTCTGCTGTCAAAGAGGCGTTTGATAATGCAAAAAACAGGTTTTGGGCTGAGATCAACGGCTTTCCCTGCGATATTCCGTTGCCTGATCCCGACATGCACATCGATGATGTAGATTGGGACGCTAGTTCCGATCCTGAACTCTATCTAGAATTGGATCGAGTAGAAGAGGCCCGTCGGAACATGAAGGAAAAGCGTAAGGAGAATGAGATTCTCGGAAATTCTTTCCTATTAAATCAGGCTTCTGGTTCGGGACGAGGACCCGGACCTAGTGCATGGGAGGGTAAAAAAGTAATAAAGTCATTTGAACCACACCTTGCTGGATGGGGATGGGGGATCAAAGATGATAATTCTCGAAGGTGGATTCCGAAGGAGCAATATGGTGGTGACTTGGATGGCAAGCATCAAGCAAGAAATGATGAGAAAAGAAATTGGGAATCTTGTGAAGGATGTAAGAGAGGGAGAGAGAATAATGATGATGAGA